In one window of Methanoculleus thermophilus DNA:
- a CDS encoding ABC transporter permease, translating to MTAERSLIVAAKEFSDLFTSRRFLLIFALYLIIAMVGMAQGIERYDDALASYNKAMQAADEYRDLQELGAWWLEMPGKPSILYVFSSMTGTTMTLGALLAIAAGFDLVTREKETRSLKTLLAHPVYRDEVIVGKALGGAAALGVVVGLALALITAILLVLSIVPTAGEVVAILIFGVVSLLFLIAWFTVALATSAVTRESGNALIFTLVVLFVVSSLLPVLGATVGGLVAGDPPQRPETPAVKELTFTYVSNATGSYVAQGADSARHEALKEYQEDLAAYTEKKRLVTNVVTLLSPQKSYQTVADVISAPQERSLPESLGSVWAGIVGLIVFPSVFFAAAYGVFMRMDIR from the coding sequence ATGACCGCAGAACGCAGCCTCATTGTAGCCGCAAAAGAGTTCTCTGACCTCTTCACGAGCCGGCGGTTCCTCCTGATCTTCGCCCTGTATCTCATCATCGCCATGGTCGGTATGGCCCAAGGGATCGAGCGCTACGATGACGCCCTGGCTTCGTACAACAAAGCGATGCAGGCGGCAGACGAGTACCGGGACCTGCAGGAACTCGGGGCCTGGTGGCTTGAGATGCCGGGCAAGCCCTCGATCCTATACGTCTTCAGCTCCATGACCGGGACCACGATGACGCTCGGCGCACTGCTTGCCATCGCAGCCGGGTTCGACCTGGTCACCCGCGAGAAAGAGACCCGATCGCTCAAAACCCTCCTTGCGCACCCGGTCTACCGCGACGAGGTCATCGTCGGCAAAGCACTCGGGGGCGCCGCCGCCCTGGGAGTCGTCGTGGGGCTTGCCCTTGCCCTCATCACCGCCATCCTCCTCGTGCTCTCGATCGTCCCGACGGCGGGCGAGGTCGTCGCTATCCTGATCTTCGGGGTAGTTTCGCTCCTCTTCCTGATCGCCTGGTTTACCGTCGCTCTAGCGACCTCGGCGGTCACCCGGGAGAGCGGCAACGCGTTGATCTTCACCCTCGTGGTCCTCTTCGTCGTCTCGTCGCTCCTCCCGGTGCTCGGGGCGACGGTTGGAGGGCTTGTCGCAGGCGACCCGCCGCAACGCCCCGAAACACCGGCGGTCAAGGAACTCACATTCACATACGTCTCCAATGCAACCGGGTCGTATGTCGCCCAGGGTGCTGATTCCGCTCGGCACGAAGCGTTGAAAGAGTATCAGGAGGACCTGGCGGCGTATACCGAGAAGAAGAGACTCGTCACCAATGTGGTCACGCTTCTCTCGCCGCAGAAGAGTTACCAGACTGTAGCCGATGTCATTTCTGCGCCCCAAGAGCGATCGCTTCCGGAATCTCTTGGCAGTGTCTGGGCAGGTATCGTGGGTCTGATCGTCTTCCCGTCGGTCTTCTTCGCCGCCGCGTACGGGGTGTTCATGCGGATGGACATTCGGTGA
- a CDS encoding winged helix-turn-helix transcriptional regulator: MLILSILFLVLLVAVADATEYTVRPSRNVGQEPGMSISGEKVQEVDPIPLWLFLLLSVFPQLTAAPIETLIPLKAAGYLGYKRICKENALESPQRRKILRFVKRNPGLHFREILRRVPLTRGTLDYHMKTMESVGLLKTILERGRTHYFVADAPYSAEEETLIIALRNESLRRIITEIYLNQGACNEEIAENVELSGTTVYEHLRYLEDLGVVIAERDGRCVRYTLAENYSRILTDMRIIIPNRPGARQHPLEGSAPGRDIDGLLSQLRFDPVPHVGDRSS; this comes from the coding sequence TTGCTTATCCTCTCGATCCTTTTTCTGGTGCTGCTGGTAGCGGTTGCCGATGCCACCGAATACACGGTCCGGCCCTCAAGAAACGTCGGGCAAGAGCCCGGCATGTCCATATCGGGCGAGAAGGTGCAGGAGGTAGACCCGATACCGCTCTGGCTCTTTCTGCTGCTGTCTGTATTTCCCCAGTTGACGGCAGCCCCGATCGAGACCCTCATTCCGTTGAAGGCCGCCGGATACCTCGGGTACAAACGGATTTGCAAAGAAAACGCCCTTGAGAGTCCGCAGAGACGCAAGATCTTGAGATTTGTCAAGAGGAACCCGGGATTGCACTTCAGGGAGATATTGAGGCGTGTGCCTCTGACGCGAGGGACGCTTGATTACCATATGAAAACGATGGAATCCGTGGGTCTCTTAAAGACGATACTGGAAAGAGGGAGGACTCATTACTTCGTTGCAGATGCTCCATACTCGGCCGAGGAGGAGACCCTCATCATCGCACTGAGGAACGAGAGTCTGCGGAGAATTATAACAGAAATCTATCTCAATCAAGGCGCATGCAACGAAGAGATTGCAGAAAACGTCGAGTTATCAGGAACTACAGTTTATGAGCACCTACGATACTTGGAAGATCTGGGTGTTGTGATCGCAGAGAGGGATGGGCGGTGTGTGCGGTATACTCTCGCCGAGAACTATTCTCGTATACTGACGGACATGCGGATCATTATACCGAACCGGCCCGGAGCGCGGCAGCACCCGCTGGAGGGATCAGCCCCGGGGAGGGATATCGACGGCCTCCTCTCTCAACTGAGGTTTGACCCGGTCCCCCACGTTGGCGATCGTTCGTCGTGA
- a CDS encoding peptidase, giving the protein MTSAKRKYGAFALLLAVAFLAVPPVSANEGVGYTVRPSVSDDPVTILGLSDTVGQGETNRHQFYVGSGVEYLEVYLNWGSTSDSLALTIYTPSGSKIGTFRDSSDGMMDGKIHIDIDPDGNYVDRGTWTLDVYGEKVSSERSYTLNLYQY; this is encoded by the coding sequence ATGACATCGGCAAAGAGAAAATACGGGGCTTTTGCCCTGCTGCTCGCCGTTGCCTTCCTTGCCGTGCCTCCTGTATCGGCGAACGAAGGCGTCGGATACACAGTCCGCCCTTCGGTGTCAGATGACCCGGTGACGATATTGGGGCTCTCCGACACCGTCGGCCAGGGCGAGACCAACAGGCACCAATTTTATGTCGGAAGCGGCGTCGAGTACCTTGAGGTATACCTTAACTGGGGTTCGACCTCCGATTCTCTGGCGTTGACCATCTACACCCCTTCGGGAAGCAAGATCGGCACGTTCCGCGACAGTAGCGACGGAATGATGGATGGCAAGATTCATATCGACATTGACCCAGATGGCAATTATGTGGACCGGGGAACCTGGACGCTCGATGTTTACGGCGAGAAGGTATCATCAGAGAGATCATACACCCTCAACCTCTACCAATACTAG
- a CDS encoding MBL fold metallo-hydrolase, which translates to MQITLLGTGDAIGTPKVGCDCENCQAMIAAGRSRLRTSLLVETEGKHILIESSPDLRQQLLRACSPQIDAVIWSHGHYDHFIGFGEFYRVQKIPPVYAAPNVIDYCSGYLHFLSFEKHPHPVYEPFDLFGLTFTFFEVNHPPVYTCGLLLEHDDVTIAYTSDTREDIPDESRDLLKEADIDLLFLDAIAPAGYSITKHMNYAEAVRFARDVGARDYRCVHMSHLVPPGMPHAGYDMETFCW; encoded by the coding sequence ATGCAGATAACGCTGCTTGGGACCGGGGACGCCATCGGGACGCCGAAGGTAGGGTGCGACTGCGAGAACTGCCAGGCGATGATCGCAGCGGGGAGGTCGAGGCTCCGGACGTCCCTCCTCGTCGAGACTGAGGGCAAGCACATTCTTATTGAGTCGTCGCCGGATCTTAGGCAGCAACTCCTCCGGGCCTGCTCGCCCCAGATCGACGCGGTCATCTGGTCGCACGGTCACTACGACCACTTTATAGGGTTTGGAGAGTTTTACCGGGTGCAGAAGATCCCCCCGGTCTATGCGGCGCCGAATGTGATTGACTACTGTTCCGGCTACCTTCACTTCCTCTCCTTTGAAAAGCACCCGCACCCCGTCTACGAGCCGTTCGACCTCTTCGGCCTCACCTTCACGTTCTTTGAAGTGAACCACCCGCCGGTCTACACCTGCGGCCTCCTCCTCGAGCACGACGATGTAACGATCGCCTACACAAGCGACACAAGGGAGGATATCCCGGACGAGAGCAGGGACCTCCTCAAGGAGGCGGATATCGATCTCCTCTTTCTCGACGCCATCGCTCCTGCAGGCTACTCCATCACCAAACACATGAACTACGCCGAGGCGGTCCGGTTCGCACGCGACGTCGGGGCGAGGGATTACCGGTGCGTCCACATGAGTCACCTGGTCCCGCCGGGTATGCCGCACGCAGGATACGATATGGAGACGTTCTGTTGGTGA
- a CDS encoding ATP-binding protein, whose amino-acid sequence MTDETGTRDVLTIIEVLLTAEIFNRNEELGINDLNPRCREFFGAGSSGSAEVKRPLIVSEGAIKRAFGSPDTVCQTVRQNPFVGYDEFGQRLSLPSLDAAAGWFLKKGGAERIRENPVLAYYYEGKDGIDVRYRDVLAKNPRFEDTKDYIEGKVSRIIGESEEMREARDLIIISAPDEVEFSLDRLVCTPRQEEIIRKIAVALENREFLKERGIYEFGRLLFVGPPGTGKTSLALAMSRELHMPILEVRLAMVTSQYLGETSKNIDRIFDLAKKLAPCILFIDEFDFVAKTRVSDDHGAMKRAVNMLLKNIDQISFIKNGVLLIGATNHPRILDEAAWRRFDEVVEFPLPDQAMRQAILKKIAATVECDCNFADLAARTEGFSGSDLRIMMKEAVMSALMEGRHRVDPVDIEQGLLRVEERNVIRGTGY is encoded by the coding sequence ATGACCGACGAGACAGGTACGCGTGACGTCCTCACCATCATAGAGGTCCTGCTCACCGCGGAGATATTCAATCGAAACGAGGAACTCGGCATCAACGATCTCAATCCACGCTGCCGCGAGTTCTTCGGCGCCGGGAGCAGCGGGAGCGCCGAGGTGAAGCGACCCCTGATCGTGAGCGAGGGTGCGATCAAGAGGGCCTTCGGCAGCCCGGACACTGTCTGCCAGACCGTCCGCCAGAACCCGTTCGTCGGCTACGATGAGTTCGGCCAGCGTCTGAGTCTGCCCTCGCTCGACGCGGCGGCAGGATGGTTCCTCAAGAAGGGCGGGGCAGAGAGGATCAGGGAGAACCCCGTCCTCGCGTATTACTACGAAGGAAAAGACGGCATCGACGTCCGATACCGGGACGTTCTGGCAAAGAACCCCCGGTTTGAAGATACAAAAGACTACATCGAGGGGAAGGTCTCCCGGATCATCGGCGAGAGCGAGGAGATGCGGGAGGCCCGCGATCTGATCATCATCAGCGCGCCGGATGAGGTCGAGTTCTCGCTCGATCGACTGGTCTGCACCCCGCGGCAGGAAGAGATCATCAGAAAGATCGCTGTCGCCCTCGAGAACAGGGAGTTTTTAAAAGAGCGCGGCATCTACGAGTTCGGCCGGCTCCTCTTCGTCGGCCCGCCCGGCACCGGGAAGACGTCACTTGCGCTTGCGATGTCCCGGGAACTCCATATGCCGATTCTCGAGGTCCGCCTTGCGATGGTCACCTCCCAATACCTGGGCGAGACCTCGAAGAACATCGACCGGATCTTTGACCTCGCGAAGAAACTCGCTCCCTGCATCCTCTTCATCGATGAGTTCGACTTTGTCGCAAAGACCAGGGTCAGCGACGACCACGGCGCGATGAAGCGTGCGGTGAATATGCTCCTAAAGAACATCGACCAGATCAGTTTCATCAAAAACGGTGTCCTCCTCATCGGGGCAACGAACCACCCCCGGATCCTCGACGAGGCCGCCTGGCGCCGGTTCGACGAGGTGGTAGAGTTCCCGCTCCCGGATCAGGCGATGCGCCAGGCCATCCTTAAAAAGATCGCAGCCACCGTTGAGTGCGACTGCAACTTCGCTGACCTCGCCGCCCGGACGGAGGGGTTCTCGGGCTCAGATCTCCGGATAATGATGAAAGAGGCGGTGATGTCGGCGCTGATGGAAGGCCGGCACCGGGTCGATCCGGTGGATATCGAGCAGGGACTCCTCAGGGTCGAGGAGCGCAACGTCATCCGTGGGACCGGGTACTAG
- the map gene encoding type II methionyl aminopeptidase, whose product MSMDDEVYDAYHEAGALANKLLNRAASMVKEGASLLEMVEAVEAMVVEEGAILAFPLNVSFNEAAAHDTAMPGDERVFSRGDLVKVDLGVAIDGYIADTAMTVDLGDHGALVEASRAALEAAIAAVRPGVATGELGAAIQAAIEERGYQSVANLTGHGLDHYNLHGSPMIPNVAISGGVVLEEGMVFAIEPFATTGSGRVREAPRVEIYRQIAARPARLPSARRVLEVARPRRGLPFSRRWIPGDKVEIGLATLVRNGILHPFPVLHDEPGSFVSQAEHTVIVTEDGCEVTTR is encoded by the coding sequence ATGAGCATGGATGATGAAGTCTACGACGCCTACCATGAAGCGGGGGCGCTGGCAAACAAGTTACTCAACCGGGCCGCGAGTATGGTGAAGGAGGGGGCTAGCCTCCTTGAGATGGTCGAAGCGGTTGAAGCGATGGTGGTCGAGGAGGGAGCAATTCTCGCCTTCCCCTTAAATGTCTCCTTCAACGAGGCTGCAGCCCACGACACCGCCATGCCCGGCGACGAGAGGGTATTTTCCCGGGGAGACCTCGTCAAGGTCGACCTTGGTGTAGCGATCGATGGATACATCGCCGACACCGCCATGACCGTCGACCTCGGCGACCACGGAGCGCTCGTCGAGGCATCCCGGGCGGCCCTTGAAGCGGCGATCGCCGCCGTCCGCCCGGGGGTCGCAACCGGCGAACTCGGGGCCGCCATCCAGGCGGCGATCGAGGAGCGCGGTTATCAGTCGGTTGCAAACCTCACGGGCCACGGCCTCGACCACTACAACCTCCATGGAAGTCCCATGATCCCGAACGTCGCGATCTCCGGAGGTGTCGTCCTCGAGGAGGGAATGGTCTTTGCAATTGAACCGTTCGCCACCACAGGATCGGGACGGGTCCGCGAGGCACCGCGCGTGGAGATCTACCGACAGATCGCCGCCCGCCCGGCCCGCCTGCCTTCGGCAAGGCGGGTCCTCGAAGTAGCCCGGCCGCGCCGGGGCCTCCCGTTCTCCCGCCGCTGGATCCCGGGGGACAAGGTCGAGATTGGGCTGGCCACGCTCGTCCGGAACGGAATCCTCCACCCCTTCCCGGTGCTGCACGACGAGCCGGGCTCCTTCGTCTCGCAGGCGGAGCACACCGTGATCGTCACGGAAGATGGGTGCGAGGTCACAACCCGGTGA
- a CDS encoding M24 family metallopeptidase, producing the protein MNGLDLALRDAGAAAYAAYGSSADANVRYLTRFRTTDPVVYIQRMDERGMIVVPQMEHERAVRESPAAVVTRADAGYLEYIKAGESRWRATAHMIADLAAGPILVPANFPLALARELESFHPVILDEKGAVERMRAVKTPEEIEQIRSVQRAAEAAMERGIALIRTAVQKNGVLHRDGRPLTSEAVRTEMHTVLLAHGCRGVDTIVSCGPDTALPHNEGFGALLADEPIVIDIFPQNEQSGYHADMTRTVVRGEPSPEIREMFEAVRDAKALSASMIRAGAVGADLYRATVEFFRDRGYESDTRGFIHSLGHGVGLEVHEDPSLGPQGEALVAGNVVTIEPGLYYPGTGGVRLEDMGAVTETGFDRFTQYEEELTL; encoded by the coding sequence ATGAATGGACTGGATCTGGCTCTCCGGGATGCCGGAGCAGCGGCATACGCTGCCTATGGCTCATCTGCAGATGCCAACGTGCGCTATCTAACCCGATTCCGCACCACCGACCCCGTGGTCTATATTCAGAGGATGGACGAGCGCGGGATGATCGTCGTCCCGCAGATGGAGCACGAACGGGCGGTCAGGGAATCTCCTGCAGCGGTCGTCACCCGCGCCGATGCAGGATACCTCGAGTACATCAAGGCCGGAGAGTCGCGCTGGCGGGCGACGGCCCATATGATCGCAGATCTCGCCGCGGGCCCCATCCTCGTCCCTGCAAACTTCCCCCTTGCCCTCGCCCGGGAACTCGAGTCGTTCCACCCGGTCATCCTCGACGAGAAGGGTGCCGTCGAGAGGATGAGAGCGGTCAAGACTCCCGAGGAGATCGAACAGATCCGCTCGGTCCAGCGGGCCGCTGAAGCGGCGATGGAGCGGGGGATCGCGCTCATCCGGACCGCTGTCCAAAAGAACGGCGTCCTCCACCGGGACGGCCGGCCGCTCACCTCGGAAGCCGTCCGCACGGAGATGCACACAGTTCTCCTCGCCCACGGATGCCGGGGGGTCGACACCATCGTCTCCTGCGGCCCGGATACCGCCCTCCCGCACAACGAAGGCTTCGGGGCGCTCCTTGCAGACGAGCCTATCGTCATCGACATCTTCCCCCAGAACGAACAGAGCGGCTACCACGCCGACATGACCCGGACGGTCGTGAGAGGCGAGCCGTCCCCGGAGATCCGGGAGATGTTTGAGGCCGTCCGGGATGCAAAAGCCCTCAGTGCATCGATGATCCGGGCCGGAGCCGTCGGCGCCGACCTCTACCGCGCGACGGTCGAGTTCTTCCGCGACCGCGGCTACGAGAGCGATACGCGGGGGTTCATCCACAGCCTGGGGCACGGTGTAGGGCTAGAGGTGCACGAAGACCCGTCGCTCGGGCCGCAGGGAGAGGCTCTCGTCGCCGGGAACGTCGTCACCATCGAGCCGGGGCTTTACTACCCCGGGACCGGCGGCGTCCGCCTGGAGGATATGGGCGCGGTGACGGAGACCGGGTTTGACCGGTTCACCCAATACGAAGAGGAGCTCACGCTATGA
- a CDS encoding epoxide hydrolase family protein, with amino-acid sequence MPKDSFRIAIPQPILDDLHDRLFRTRFPDEVEGAGWDYGTNLAYLRELVDYWLHTYDWRAREAELNRFHHYIADIDGNEIRFIHERAKGPDPMPLILFHGWPDSICRYLKLIPMLTDPAAYGGDPADSFDVVVPSLIGDPGMSRSDKEQPLAKMAEISYRLMTEELGYERFGAGGGDGGSPISQIIGVRHPEAIVGLHLTDIGFPILTANFPDLSDAEREYLARSQAWGLSEGAYMVLQGTKPQTLAYGLVDSPAGYAAWIIEKFRTWSDCDGDLESVYTKDELLTNVMLYWTAGPSVRAVSYREEWVSGSLAPDQRVDVPVGLALPPKDIDPIPPREFAERNLKDIRRWTVLERGGHFAAMEAPELMAREIREFFRPLRARQRGNPEGKRS; translated from the coding sequence ATGCCGAAGGACTCGTTTCGTATCGCTATCCCCCAGCCGATCCTGGACGACCTGCATGATCGGCTCTTCCGTACCCGCTTCCCCGACGAGGTCGAGGGTGCGGGCTGGGACTACGGGACGAACCTGGCGTATCTGCGGGAGCTGGTCGATTACTGGCTGCACACCTACGACTGGCGGGCCCGTGAGGCGGAGTTGAACCGGTTCCATCACTACATCGCCGATATCGACGGAAACGAGATCCGGTTCATCCACGAGCGCGCCAAAGGGCCGGATCCAATGCCGCTCATCCTCTTCCACGGCTGGCCTGACTCGATCTGCCGCTATCTCAAACTGATCCCGATGCTCACCGATCCGGCGGCGTACGGCGGCGATCCCGCCGACTCGTTCGACGTCGTCGTCCCCTCGCTGATCGGCGATCCGGGGATGTCGCGATCGGACAAAGAACAACCCCTTGCAAAGATGGCGGAGATATCCTATCGGCTGATGACCGAGGAACTCGGATATGAGCGGTTCGGCGCCGGCGGAGGGGACGGCGGCAGCCCGATATCGCAGATCATCGGCGTCCGCCACCCGGAAGCGATCGTTGGCCTCCACCTCACCGACATCGGTTTCCCCATTCTCACGGCAAACTTCCCGGATCTCTCGGATGCGGAGCGTGAGTATCTCGCGAGATCGCAGGCGTGGGGTCTTTCCGAGGGAGCGTACATGGTGCTCCAGGGGACGAAGCCGCAGACCCTTGCCTACGGGCTCGTCGACTCGCCCGCGGGCTACGCTGCATGGATCATCGAGAAGTTCCGCACCTGGAGCGACTGCGACGGCGACCTGGAGTCGGTCTACACGAAGGATGAACTGCTGACGAACGTCATGCTCTACTGGACGGCCGGGCCTTCGGTCAGGGCCGTCAGCTACCGCGAGGAGTGGGTATCGGGTTCGCTTGCGCCCGACCAGCGGGTCGACGTCCCGGTGGGGCTCGCACTCCCCCCGAAGGATATCGATCCGATCCCTCCGCGGGAGTTTGCGGAGCGCAACTTGAAGGATATCCGCCGGTGGACGGTGCTCGAGCGCGGCGGCCACTTTGCGGCGATGGAGGCCCCGGAGTTGATGGCCCGGGAGATCCGGGAATTTTTCAGGCCGTTGCGTGCGAGACAGAGAGGCAATCCTGAAGGGAAACGTTCGTAA